One window from the genome of Deinococcus sp. NW-56 encodes:
- the lspA gene encoding signal peptidase II, protein MPTLLRRPRAFPVWVPLLIAALLILADQALKAWALASLTEGATPIPFLPGLLSWQLTFNTGAAWSLFSGSAVPLALVRLAVGLGILAYLVLRTQPRLLSVLLAMIAAGAIGNSIDGLSQGRVTDMFYSPLLSAVTQALNAGHFPIFNIADICVVLGTLLLVVVSFVEERRSKARAA, encoded by the coding sequence GTGCCCACCCTGCTTCGCCGCCCGCGTGCCTTTCCCGTCTGGGTTCCGCTGCTGATCGCCGCGCTGCTGATCCTCGCCGATCAGGCGCTCAAGGCGTGGGCGCTGGCCAGCCTGACCGAGGGGGCGACGCCCATCCCCTTTCTTCCGGGCCTGCTGAGCTGGCAGCTCACTTTCAATACGGGCGCCGCGTGGAGCCTCTTCTCGGGATCGGCAGTGCCGCTGGCCCTGGTCCGGCTGGCGGTGGGGCTGGGGATTCTGGCCTACCTCGTCCTGCGGACCCAGCCGCGACTTCTGTCCGTGTTGCTGGCGATGATCGCCGCCGGAGCCATCGGCAACAGCATTGACGGCCTGTCGCAGGGGCGCGTGACGGACATGTTTTACTCGCCACTGCTCAGCGCGGTGACCCAGGCGCTCAACGCCGGGCACTTTCCCATCTTCAACATCGCCGACATCTGCGTGGTGCTGGGGACGTTGCTGCTGGTGGTCGTGAGCTTCGTCGAGGAACGCCGGAGCAAGGCCAGGGCCGCCTGA
- a CDS encoding M20/M25/M40 family metallo-hydrolase: MTPSDLTPHIERGLADLRDLVALESVSAQGRMLPETAAFLTRLLEAEGFTVREYPGEVAPILVAEGGEGPATLLIYNHYDVQPEDPLELWDTPPFTLTERDGRLYGRGASDDKGEFASRLAAVRAVRERHGGRLPLRVRWLIEGEEEVGSPSLERFVEEHVGELRADACWWEFGSIDPEGRPVMYLGLKGVMCVELRCRVADSDLHSSLGAVVDNPLYRLARAVASLRDEAGRVTIPGFHDDVREPSPADREAVARIPGDGGSVRDTYGVTRPLATGPAYHERLNLRPVLNVNGWGGGYQGEGSKTVLPAAGFVKLDFRLVPDQDPARVLALLRAHLDAQGLSDVEVVELEAHQKPARADADHPFVRACVEAAREAHGTDPIVNPSSGGSGPMHPFGAFLGVPCVALGIGNVGGRVHAPNENILREHFEKGVAFGVALLERLGRG; the protein is encoded by the coding sequence GTGACTCCATCTGACCTGACCCCCCACATCGAACGTGGCCTCGCGGACCTGCGCGACCTCGTGGCCCTGGAGAGCGTCTCGGCGCAGGGGCGGATGCTGCCGGAGACGGCAGCCTTCTTGACCCGGCTGCTGGAGGCCGAGGGGTTCACCGTGCGCGAGTATCCCGGCGAGGTCGCGCCCATCCTCGTCGCGGAGGGGGGCGAGGGTCCCGCCACCCTGCTGATCTACAACCACTATGACGTGCAGCCCGAAGACCCCTTGGAGCTGTGGGACACGCCGCCCTTCACGCTGACCGAGCGGGACGGCCGCCTCTACGGGCGCGGCGCCTCGGACGACAAGGGCGAGTTTGCCTCGCGGCTGGCGGCGGTGCGGGCGGTCCGGGAGCGGCACGGCGGGCGCCTGCCCCTGCGGGTGCGCTGGCTGATCGAGGGCGAGGAGGAGGTCGGCAGCCCCAGCCTGGAACGCTTCGTGGAGGAGCACGTGGGCGAGCTGCGGGCCGACGCGTGCTGGTGGGAGTTCGGCTCCATTGACCCCGAGGGGCGGCCGGTGATGTATCTGGGCCTCAAGGGGGTCATGTGCGTGGAACTGCGCTGCCGGGTGGCCGACTCCGACCTGCACAGCAGTCTGGGAGCGGTGGTGGACAATCCGCTCTACCGCCTCGCGCGGGCCGTGGCCTCCTTGCGCGATGAGGCGGGCCGCGTGACAATCCCCGGCTTCCACGACGATGTGCGTGAACCGTCCCCCGCCGACCGGGAGGCGGTCGCCCGCATTCCTGGCGACGGCGGGAGCGTGCGCGACACCTATGGGGTGACCCGGCCGCTTGCCACTGGCCCGGCGTACCACGAGCGCCTCAACCTACGCCCGGTCCTCAACGTGAACGGCTGGGGCGGCGGGTATCAGGGCGAGGGCAGCAAGACGGTGCTTCCGGCGGCGGGCTTCGTCAAGCTGGACTTCCGGCTGGTCCCCGATCAGGACCCGGCGCGGGTGCTGGCGCTCTTGCGGGCACACCTCGACGCGCAGGGGCTGAGCGACGTGGAGGTCGTGGAACTGGAGGCCCACCAGAAGCCCGCCCGTGCCGACGCCGACCATCCCTTCGTGCGGGCCTGCGTGGAAGCCGCGCGGGAGGCGCACGGCACCGATCCCATCGTGAACCCCAGCAGCGGCGGCAGCGGGCCGATGCATCCCTTCGGTGCCTTCTTGGGGGTGCCCTGCGTGGCCCTGGGAATCGGCAACGTGGGGGGGCGGGTCCACGCCCCGAACGAGAACATCCTGCGCGAGCACTTCGAGAAGGGCGTGGCGTTCGGGGTGGCGCTGCTGGAGCGGCTGGGCCGGGGCTGA
- a CDS encoding RtcB family protein, producing the protein MNGKQITKLGFEGRAVALAQDAAKLRERAGISRQEVMGELASVRAHPEAYVTGGVYADLAAELTSREARARAARQATLRPTPLPYRVWGEDLIEPGARTQMDVAMQLPVSRAGALMPDAHVGYGLPIGGVLATEGAVIPYGVGVDIGCSMMLSVLPLAPGALGTDEARKLLMKHTRFGAGVSFEKSFRGDHEVLHDPAWREQALLRHLRDKAAEQIGTSGSGNHFVEFGTLHLPAPDLGLEAGDYLAVLSHSGSRGFGAQVANHYTRVAQALHPQLDPAARKLAWLPLDTEEGEGYWQAMNLAGRYALANHDLIHARIARALGTAPLTQVSNSHNLAWKQALPDGEEVIVHRKGATPAEAGRLGLIPGSMADPGFVVRGRGNAEALDSASHGAGRQMGRKAAERALDRRDVQAYLKERGITLIGGGVDEAPQAYKRIEEVIARQRDLVDVVAEFRPRVVRMDTGHEDI; encoded by the coding sequence ATGAACGGCAAACAGATCACCAAACTGGGCTTCGAGGGCCGGGCGGTGGCGCTCGCGCAGGATGCCGCCAAGCTGCGCGAGCGGGCAGGCATCAGCCGCCAGGAGGTCATGGGTGAACTGGCCTCGGTGCGCGCCCATCCGGAGGCGTATGTCACCGGGGGCGTCTACGCCGACCTCGCGGCGGAACTGACCTCGCGGGAGGCCCGGGCGCGGGCGGCGCGGCAGGCGACCCTGCGGCCCACGCCGCTGCCCTACCGGGTCTGGGGCGAGGACCTGATCGAACCCGGCGCCCGCACCCAGATGGATGTGGCGATGCAGCTTCCGGTCAGCCGCGCGGGGGCGCTGATGCCCGACGCGCACGTGGGCTACGGCCTGCCCATCGGCGGGGTGCTGGCGACCGAGGGGGCGGTCATTCCCTACGGCGTCGGCGTGGACATCGGCTGCTCGATGATGCTGAGCGTGCTGCCGCTGGCACCGGGCGCCCTCGGCACCGACGAAGCCCGCAAGCTGCTGATGAAGCACACCCGCTTCGGCGCGGGCGTGAGTTTCGAGAAGTCCTTCCGGGGCGACCACGAGGTGCTGCACGATCCCGCGTGGCGCGAGCAGGCGCTGTTGCGGCACCTGCGGGACAAGGCCGCCGAGCAGATCGGCACCTCGGGCAGCGGGAACCATTTCGTGGAGTTCGGCACCCTGCACCTGCCCGCCCCCGACCTGGGGCTGGAGGCCGGGGACTACCTCGCGGTGCTGTCCCACAGCGGCTCGCGCGGCTTCGGGGCGCAGGTCGCCAACCACTACACCAGGGTGGCGCAGGCTCTGCACCCGCAGCTCGACCCCGCCGCCCGCAAGCTCGCGTGGCTGCCGCTGGACACCGAGGAAGGCGAGGGCTACTGGCAGGCGATGAACCTCGCGGGGCGCTACGCCCTGGCGAACCACGACCTGATTCACGCCCGGATTGCCCGCGCCCTGGGTACGGCGCCGCTCACGCAGGTCAGCAACAGCCACAACCTCGCCTGGAAGCAAGCTCTGCCGGACGGCGAGGAAGTGATCGTGCACCGCAAGGGCGCCACCCCCGCCGAGGCCGGACGCCTGGGCCTGATTCCCGGCAGCATGGCCGACCCCGGCTTCGTGGTGCGGGGGCGCGGCAACGCGGAGGCCCTGGACAGCGCGAGCCACGGGGCCGGACGCCAGATGGGCCGCAAGGCCGCCGAGCGGGCGCTGGACAGGCGCGACGTGCAAGCCTACTTAAAGGAGCGCGGCATCACCCTGATCGGCGGCGGGGTGGACGAGGCGCCGCAGGCCTACAAGCGCATCGAGGAGGTCATCGCCCGGCAGCGCGACCTCGTGGACGTGGTGGCTGAGTTCCGCCCCCGCGTGGTGCGGATGGATACGGGGCACGAAGACATCTAG
- a CDS encoding FmdB family transcriptional regulator — protein sequence MPTYVYKNIETGELYEIKQSMRDEPLTTHPETGAAIKRVLVTPGIAFRGSGFYVTDSRPAPKGEAGAGGSSAGGGGE from the coding sequence ATGCCCACCTACGTCTACAAGAACATCGAAACTGGCGAGCTGTACGAGATCAAGCAGAGCATGCGCGACGAACCGCTGACCACCCACCCTGAGACGGGCGCGGCGATCAAGCGCGTGCTGGTGACACCCGGCATCGCCTTTCGGGGCAGCGGCTTTTACGTGACCGATTCCCGCCCCGCGCCGAAGGGCGAAGCCGGGGCCGGGGGCAGCAGCGCGGGCGGCGGCGGCGAGTGA
- the rpmB gene encoding 50S ribosomal protein L28, whose product MSKVCEVCGKGPIVVNSVIRRGKARAQGGVGRKVTGITKRVQKPNLQPLTVNRGGVAVRMRVCTKCRKSLI is encoded by the coding sequence ATGTCGAAAGTGTGCGAAGTGTGCGGTAAGGGGCCGATCGTCGTGAACTCGGTCATTCGCCGTGGTAAGGCCCGTGCCCAGGGCGGCGTGGGTCGCAAGGTCACCGGAATCACCAAGCGGGTCCAGAAGCCCAACCTCCAGCCCCTCACCGTCAACCGGGGCGGCGTGGCCGTGCGGATGCGTGTCTGCACCAAGTGCCGCAAGAGCCTGATCTGA
- the galE gene encoding UDP-glucose 4-epimerase GalE, with translation MKLLVVGGAGYIGSHTVRQLRAAGHEVAVLDNLTSGHVQALPADVPCVQVDLLDAEGIKTALVAHQPDAIIHFAALIEVGESMGAPGRYYRNNVVGSLNLLEAIVQTRMVPLVFSSTAAVYGTTDNVPIPEDAPLRPESVYGETKLMTERMIHAFHAAHGLPFVVLRYFNVCGAAPGGEIGEDHANKTHLIELAALTALGQREKMMIFGDDYPTPDGTCIRDYVHVQDLADAHVLAVEALERGQMTAATYNVGLGHGFSVREVLDAVDAVITEDGLPPLPRETAPRRAGDPPRLVADARRIVQDLGFRPQFTDLKGIVRTAWDWHRSHPHGFEG, from the coding sequence ATGAAGCTGCTGGTCGTCGGAGGAGCGGGATACATCGGGTCGCACACGGTGCGGCAATTGCGGGCGGCGGGCCATGAGGTTGCCGTCCTGGACAATCTGACGAGTGGGCACGTGCAGGCGCTGCCTGCGGACGTGCCATGCGTGCAGGTGGACCTCTTAGATGCCGAGGGAATCAAAACGGCGCTCGTTGCCCATCAACCCGACGCAATCATCCATTTCGCCGCGCTGATCGAGGTCGGCGAGAGCATGGGCGCTCCAGGCCGATACTACCGCAACAACGTGGTGGGCAGCCTCAACCTGCTGGAGGCCATCGTGCAGACGCGCATGGTGCCGCTGGTCTTCTCGTCGACGGCGGCCGTCTACGGCACCACCGACAATGTGCCCATTCCCGAGGACGCGCCCCTGCGTCCCGAGAGCGTCTACGGCGAAACCAAGCTGATGACCGAGCGGATGATCCACGCTTTCCACGCGGCGCATGGCCTGCCCTTCGTGGTGCTGCGGTACTTCAACGTGTGCGGAGCCGCGCCAGGTGGCGAGATCGGGGAGGATCACGCCAACAAGACCCACCTGATCGAACTGGCGGCGCTCACCGCCCTTGGCCAGCGCGAGAAGATGATGATCTTCGGGGACGACTACCCCACTCCGGACGGCACCTGCATCCGGGACTATGTCCATGTGCAGGACCTCGCGGACGCCCATGTGCTGGCAGTCGAGGCGCTGGAGCGCGGGCAGATGACCGCCGCCACCTACAACGTGGGCCTGGGCCACGGCTTCTCGGTGCGGGAGGTGCTCGATGCGGTGGACGCGGTGATTACCGAAGATGGCCTTCCGCCCCTGCCCCGCGAGACTGCTCCTCGCCGTGCGGGCGACCCGCCCCGCCTCGTCGCGGATGCCCGGCGCATCGTGCAGGACCTGGGCTTCCGGCCGCAGTTCACCGACCTCAAGGGAATTGTGCGGACGGCCTGGGACTGGCACCGGAGCCATCCGCACGGCTTTGAGGGGTGA
- a CDS encoding UDP-N-acetylmuramoyl-L-alanyl-D-glutamate--2,6-diaminopimelate ligase: MHLPELAAALTAPKSTRPAADLPPAEVRGITHNAAWVEPGFVFVAIRGARFDGHSFLDEVAQRGAVAVLGEGLMEGQPSPLPYLAVPDARAALADAAAALEGYPSRALKVVGVTGTDGKTTTSWLTRHLLRAAGLPTGLLSTVGYELPDGALRHFPAHFTTPEAPQVQATLRELLEAGGRAVVLEASSHALALERVRGVEWDVAVWTHLTQEHLDFHGTVEAYFAEKRKLVERAPFAVLNADDPWTARLTGLAPAETTYSLDGSPADWQAHDVEERATGLHFRVTSPLGEFAAHLPMIGRFNVANALAGMAAAARLGATREQLVAGLASFGGVPGRMELVPGSEDAPRVVVDFAHTPPSLDKALDTLRATTPGQLWVVIGSAGGLRDPGKRAPLGEVATRRADHAVFTEEDHRETPLADILAEMERGAREAGRTNFVSIGDRREAIRHAVGQARPGDTVLLAGKGAEDTLERGADTLPWNEVEEARAALGARR; encoded by the coding sequence ATGCACCTGCCCGAGCTGGCCGCCGCCCTGACTGCGCCGAAATCCACCCGCCCCGCCGCCGACCTGCCCCCGGCCGAGGTCCGGGGCATCACGCACAACGCGGCGTGGGTGGAGCCGGGATTCGTGTTCGTGGCGATCCGGGGCGCCCGCTTCGACGGGCACAGCTTTCTGGACGAGGTAGCCCAGCGCGGCGCGGTCGCCGTGCTGGGTGAGGGGCTGATGGAAGGCCAGCCCTCCCCTCTCCCCTACCTCGCGGTGCCGGACGCCCGGGCGGCGCTGGCGGACGCGGCGGCGGCGCTGGAGGGCTACCCCAGCCGGGCGCTGAAGGTCGTGGGCGTGACGGGCACGGACGGCAAGACGACCACAAGCTGGCTGACCCGGCACCTGCTGCGGGCGGCGGGCCTGCCCACCGGCCTGCTGAGCACCGTGGGCTACGAGCTGCCCGACGGGGCGCTGCGCCACTTTCCCGCCCACTTCACCACTCCGGAGGCCCCGCAGGTGCAGGCGACCCTGCGCGAACTGCTGGAGGCAGGCGGGCGAGCCGTCGTGCTGGAGGCCAGCAGCCATGCCCTCGCGCTGGAGCGGGTGCGCGGGGTGGAGTGGGACGTGGCGGTCTGGACGCACCTCACCCAGGAGCACCTCGACTTTCACGGCACGGTGGAGGCCTACTTCGCGGAGAAGCGCAAGCTGGTGGAACGCGCTCCCTTCGCCGTGCTGAACGCCGACGACCCCTGGACGGCGCGGCTGACCGGGCTGGCCCCGGCCGAGACGACCTACTCCCTGGACGGCTCTCCCGCCGACTGGCAGGCCCACGACGTGGAGGAGCGGGCGACCGGGCTGCACTTCCGGGTTACGTCGCCCCTGGGTGAGTTCGCGGCCCACCTGCCCATGATCGGCCGCTTCAACGTGGCGAACGCGCTCGCGGGGATGGCGGCGGCGGCGCGGCTGGGGGCGACGCGGGAGCAGCTTGTGGCGGGCCTCGCCTCCTTCGGCGGGGTGCCGGGGCGGATGGAACTCGTGCCGGGCAGTGAGGACGCCCCACGGGTGGTCGTGGATTTCGCCCACACGCCCCCCAGCCTGGACAAGGCGCTGGACACGCTGCGGGCGACCACGCCGGGGCAACTCTGGGTGGTGATCGGGTCGGCGGGTGGCCTGCGCGACCCCGGCAAGCGGGCACCGCTGGGCGAGGTCGCCACCCGGCGGGCCGACCACGCCGTCTTCACCGAGGAGGACCATCGGGAGACGCCCCTCGCGGACATCCTCGCGGAGATGGAGCGCGGAGCGCGGGAGGCGGGCCGGACCAACTTCGTGTCCATCGGCGATCGCCGGGAGGCCATCCGGCATGCGGTCGGGCAGGCCCGCCCCGGCGACACCGTGCTGCTGGCGGGCAAGGGCGCCGAGGACACCCTGGAGCGCGGCGCCGACACCCTCCCCTGGAACGAGGTCGAGGAGGCGCGGGCGGCGCTGGGGGCGCGGCGCTAG
- a CDS encoding deoxynucleoside kinase: MYLAISGNIGSGKSTLTRMLADRYGLRPVYEPYAENPYLEDFYRDMRRYSFHSQVYFLSRRLEQHLNLVTGARYVIQDRTVFEDANIFARNLYESGQMEARDWATYRGLYEGVLPVLRVPDLLIHIDASLPTLKKRIAQRGRAYEKDIPDAYLGGLNRLYDEWIQGFDACPVVRVPGDELDFVQHPAAFQWVCNRVQAHGFGLPLLR; encoded by the coding sequence ATGTACCTCGCCATTTCCGGCAACATCGGCAGCGGCAAGAGCACGCTGACGCGGATGCTCGCCGACCGCTACGGCCTGCGCCCGGTGTACGAGCCGTATGCCGAGAACCCCTATCTGGAGGACTTCTACCGCGACATGCGGCGGTACTCCTTCCACAGTCAGGTCTACTTCCTGTCGCGGCGGCTCGAACAGCACCTCAACCTCGTGACGGGGGCGCGGTACGTGATTCAGGACCGCACGGTTTTCGAGGATGCCAATATCTTCGCCCGCAACCTGTACGAGTCGGGCCAGATGGAAGCCCGCGACTGGGCGACCTACCGGGGGCTGTACGAGGGCGTGTTGCCCGTGCTGCGCGTCCCCGACCTGCTGATTCACATCGACGCCTCGCTGCCCACGCTCAAGAAGCGCATCGCCCAGCGGGGCCGCGCCTATGAAAAGGACATTCCCGACGCCTACCTGGGAGGGCTGAACCGGCTCTACGACGAGTGGATTCAGGGCTTCGACGCCTGCCCGGTCGTGCGGGTGCCGGGCGACGAGCTGGATTTCGTGCAGCATCCGGCGGCCTTTCAGTGGGTGTGCAACCGGGTGCAAGCGCACGGTTTCGGGTTGCCGCTGCTGCGCTAG
- a CDS encoding GlsB/YeaQ/YmgE family stress response membrane protein has product MSWIILILVGALCGWLASLIMKTDAQQGAVANILIGIVGAVLAQWLFGSVLNIGGAQAAGSGFSFWSIIWGVVGSVVLIAILKALKILR; this is encoded by the coding sequence ATGAGTTGGATCATTCTTATTCTGGTAGGTGCGCTGTGCGGTTGGCTCGCGAGCCTGATCATGAAGACCGACGCCCAGCAGGGTGCGGTCGCCAATATCCTCATCGGTATCGTCGGCGCAGTGCTGGCGCAGTGGCTCTTCGGGAGCGTGCTGAACATCGGCGGCGCTCAGGCGGCGGGCAGTGGGTTCAGCTTCTGGAGCATCATCTGGGGCGTGGTGGGCAGCGTCGTTCTGATCGCGATCCTCAAGGCCCTGAAGATTCTGCGCTGA
- a CDS encoding nucleotidyltransferase domain-containing protein, producing MGQPDLSFVIQEVHRRLLVEELAQSLTAGVLGVRLGGSVARGTARPTSDLDLWFYWPQARPFEAEERGGLLVERHGHTREWAWREVREGAGLPPSGMGREPGAA from the coding sequence ATGGGTCAGCCGGACCTCTCCTTCGTCATTCAGGAGGTTCATCGCCGCCTGCTGGTTGAGGAGCTGGCCCAGAGCCTCACGGCGGGGGTGCTGGGTGTTCGGCTGGGAGGCTCCGTGGCGCGGGGCACCGCACGGCCCACGTCCGACCTCGACCTGTGGTTCTATTGGCCCCAGGCGCGGCCCTTCGAGGCGGAGGAGCGCGGTGGCCTGCTGGTCGAGCGGCATGGGCACACGCGAGAGTGGGCGTGGCGGGAGGTGAGGGAGGGGGCTGGCCTGCCGCCTTCTGGGATGGGCCGAGAGCCGGGTGCTGCATGA
- a CDS encoding S-ribosylhomocysteine lyase, translated as MANVESFDLDHTKVQAPYVRLAGIKRTPSGDAISKYDLRLLQPNQGAIDPAAIHTLEHLLAGYLRDHLTDVVDVSPMGCRTGMYMAVIGEPNEEGVLRAFEQALRDVEAHDRPIPGVSELECGNYRDHDLTAARQHARDALSQGLKVQETILLSR; from the coding sequence ATGGCGAACGTGGAATCCTTCGATCTCGACCACACCAAAGTGCAGGCTCCCTACGTGCGGCTGGCCGGAATCAAGCGCACCCCCAGCGGAGACGCGATCAGCAAGTACGACCTGCGCCTGCTTCAGCCCAACCAGGGCGCCATTGACCCGGCCGCCATCCACACGCTGGAACACCTGCTCGCGGGCTACCTGCGCGACCACCTGACCGACGTGGTGGATGTGTCCCCGATGGGCTGCCGCACGGGTATGTATATGGCGGTTATCGGCGAGCCGAACGAGGAGGGCGTTCTGCGCGCCTTCGAGCAGGCCCTGCGAGACGTGGAGGCCCACGACCGTCCCATCCCAGGGGTCAGTGAACTGGAGTGCGGCAACTACCGCGACCATGACCTCACGGCGGCTCGGCAGCACGCCCGCGACGCCCTGAGCCAGGGCCTCAAGGTGCAGGAGACGATTCTTCTCTCGCGTTAA
- a CDS encoding S1C family serine protease: MTAALRALAAALLLAGAGAAVYFTGHGQGVQAQRALATTDEINTVEVAQKSLRAVVRVDARLRKEFLQAGDDPVETGTGFFYKSNLIVTNYHVVQFQESVSVTLYNGRRVPARVEGIDPGIDIAILRVSGVSAPRTLAFGRSASLIPGQKLITIGTPLRIPNFVGTGVFSVMASAQDVPRDDQLGQEIGQYLLTTASIQQGNSGGPVLDSRGAVVGVADANAAPNLFVPGIIGMAIPSDLVRQSLDDLEKIGVPQRGTLGVTLVDLDTLDPALRQLAGLSSSEGALVDEVAAGSAGARAGLRGSLRNSRGQLLAPLGDIIVAVDGVRVRGSYDVTRLVAAKRPGQTVNLRVWRNKKSVNVKVTLQKRTLQ, encoded by the coding sequence GTGACCGCCGCGCTGCGTGCCCTGGCGGCCGCCCTGCTCCTGGCCGGAGCGGGGGCCGCCGTCTATTTCACCGGGCACGGGCAGGGCGTGCAGGCGCAGCGGGCGCTCGCCACCACCGACGAGATCAACACCGTCGAGGTGGCGCAAAAGTCGCTGCGGGCGGTCGTGCGGGTGGACGCCCGGCTGCGTAAGGAATTTCTCCAAGCCGGGGACGACCCGGTGGAGACGGGCACCGGCTTTTTCTACAAGTCCAACCTGATCGTCACGAACTACCACGTCGTGCAGTTCCAGGAGTCGGTCAGCGTGACCCTCTACAACGGGCGGCGGGTGCCCGCGCGGGTGGAGGGCATCGACCCCGGCATCGACATCGCCATCCTGCGGGTCAGCGGGGTCTCGGCGCCGCGCACGCTCGCCTTCGGGCGCAGCGCCAGCCTGATTCCGGGGCAGAAGCTGATTACCATCGGCACCCCGCTGCGGATTCCCAACTTCGTGGGCACCGGGGTCTTCAGCGTGATGGCGAGCGCCCAGGACGTGCCGCGCGACGACCAGCTCGGGCAGGAGATCGGACAGTACCTGCTGACCACCGCCAGCATCCAGCAGGGCAACAGCGGCGGGCCGGTACTCGACTCGCGCGGGGCGGTGGTCGGCGTGGCGGACGCGAACGCGGCCCCCAACCTCTTCGTGCCGGGCATCATCGGCATGGCGATTCCCAGCGACCTGGTGCGGCAGAGCCTCGACGACCTGGAGAAGATCGGCGTGCCCCAGCGCGGCACCCTGGGGGTCACGCTGGTGGACCTCGACACCCTCGACCCGGCGCTGCGCCAGCTCGCGGGCCTGAGCAGCTCGGAGGGTGCGTTGGTGGACGAGGTTGCCGCCGGGTCCGCCGGGGCGCGGGCCGGGCTGCGCGGCAGCCTGCGGAACAGCCGGGGCCAGCTCCTCGCGCCGCTGGGCGACATCATCGTGGCGGTGGACGGCGTGCGGGTGCGCGGCAGCTATGACGTGACCCGGCTGGTGGCGGCCAAGCGCCCCGGCCAGACGGTCAACCTGCGGGTGTGGCGCAACAAGAAGAGCGTGAACGTCAAGGTGACCCTGCAAAAGCGGACCCTGCAGTAA
- a CDS encoding deoxynucleoside kinase: MYVVVEGPIGVGKTSLAGRLAGRYGAELNLEVVEENPFLARFYEAPEAYSFQVQVFFLLSRFKQLSALAQPGLWSGNVVSDYLFDKDFIFAAMNLKDAEFALYEDLYSHLSPRLPTPDLVVYLRAEPGLLLSRIEKRGRPFERDMQAAYLADLTARYDEYFRTYPGHLLTVDASRYDFVENPDDERALHAEIEAALGAGQGAVV, translated from the coding sequence ATGTACGTCGTCGTCGAAGGCCCCATCGGGGTGGGAAAAACGAGCCTGGCGGGGCGGCTCGCGGGGCGCTACGGCGCGGAGCTGAATTTGGAGGTCGTGGAGGAAAACCCCTTCCTGGCCCGCTTCTACGAGGCGCCGGAGGCGTACTCCTTTCAGGTGCAGGTCTTCTTCCTGCTCTCGCGCTTCAAGCAGCTCTCTGCGCTCGCGCAGCCGGGGCTGTGGAGCGGCAACGTGGTGAGCGACTACCTCTTCGACAAGGATTTCATCTTCGCGGCGATGAACCTGAAAGACGCGGAGTTCGCGCTGTACGAGGACCTCTACAGCCATCTCTCGCCCCGGCTGCCCACCCCGGACCTCGTGGTGTACCTGCGGGCCGAGCCGGGGCTGCTGCTCTCGCGCATCGAGAAGCGCGGACGGCCCTTCGAGCGCGACATGCAGGCCGCCTACCTCGCCGACCTGACGGCCCGCTACGACGAGTATTTCCGAACCTACCCCGGCCACCTCCTGACGGTCGACGCCAGCCGCTACGACTTTGTGGAAAACCCCGACGACGAACGTGCCCTGCACGCCGAGATCGAGGCGGCGCTGGGGGCCGGGCAGGGGGCGGTGGTGTGA